In Mailhella massiliensis, a genomic segment contains:
- the nikR gene encoding nickel-responsive transcriptional regulator NikR, with protein MSELVRFGVSLERELLTAFDRHSERKGFANRSEALRHCIRRELSEEIVSDPDAPVAGVLTLVYDHHDNDLPGRLTSLQHEAHGMVLATMHVHLDEHHCLETMALRGPAAAVTELADRLRSSRGVLQSSCSLTAIEAAPERHIFHDHEHKEHA; from the coding sequence ATGAGCGAACTGGTACGTTTTGGGGTGTCTCTGGAGCGTGAGCTTCTCACCGCCTTCGACAGGCACAGCGAACGCAAGGGCTTTGCCAACCGTTCCGAAGCGCTGCGCCACTGCATACGGCGCGAGCTTTCGGAAGAAATCGTTTCCGACCCCGACGCGCCGGTGGCGGGTGTGCTGACGCTGGTGTACGACCATCACGACAACGACCTGCCCGGTCGCCTCACCTCCCTCCAGCATGAGGCTCACGGCATGGTGCTCGCCACCATGCATGTGCATCTGGACGAACATCACTGCCTGGAAACCATGGCCCTGCGGGGTCCGGCCGCCGCCGTCACCGAACTTGCCGACAGGCTCCGTTCCTCTCGCGGCGTTCTGCAAAGCTCGTGCTCCCTCACCGCCATAGAGGCCGCCCCCGAGCGTCACATCTTCCACGATCACGAACATAAGGAGCACGCATGA
- a CDS encoding sodium/proline symporter: MNDHQIFIYIAIGIYLVLMLYIGLVCAKRNNNAHEYYLGGRKMGPIVTAMSAEASDMSSWLLMGLPGLALFTGIAEPAWTAIGLAIGTYLNWLIVARRLRVYSEKIHAITIPDFFARRFHDTSSLLVGISALVIVVFFIPYTAAGFASCGKLFSTLCGLDYVTGMLIGTVVIAGYTILGGFLAASMTDLVQSIIMTLALFIIVAFGIHVAGGWDAVKASAGLEGYISLSHSTNVVTHAISEYNTLTIFSTLAWGLGYFGMPHILLRFMAIRHEDEIAISRRIGSTWVVIAMGCAIFIGVIGYAMIQAGALEAYQTGSAAETIIIKISSLLSTYGVIPAFMAGLVLAGILASTMSTASGQLLAAASSVSENLFKGVLRIQMTDRFTMISARGTVLLISIIGTVIACDPESSIFQIVSFAWAGFGASFGPVMLFALFWKRCNRWGALSGMAVGGIMVFVWKYLVKPMGGVWGIYELLPAFLAACAAIVVVSLMTGEPEKEIQEEFDAVNGTK, encoded by the coding sequence GTGAACGATCACCAGATATTCATCTACATCGCCATCGGCATCTATCTTGTTCTCATGCTCTACATCGGCCTTGTCTGCGCCAAACGCAACAACAACGCCCACGAATATTACCTGGGCGGCCGCAAGATGGGCCCCATCGTCACCGCCATGAGCGCGGAAGCCTCCGACATGTCCTCCTGGCTGCTCATGGGCCTGCCGGGACTTGCCCTCTTCACCGGCATTGCGGAACCGGCATGGACGGCCATCGGACTCGCCATCGGCACCTATCTGAACTGGCTCATCGTGGCAAGGCGGCTCCGCGTGTACAGTGAAAAAATCCATGCCATCACCATTCCCGACTTCTTCGCCCGCCGCTTCCATGACACGAGCAGTCTGCTCGTGGGCATTTCCGCGCTGGTCATCGTGGTGTTCTTCATCCCCTACACCGCCGCCGGATTCGCCTCCTGCGGAAAGCTCTTCTCCACGCTGTGCGGGCTCGACTATGTGACCGGTATGCTCATCGGCACCGTGGTCATTGCGGGCTACACCATTCTGGGCGGCTTCCTCGCCGCCTCCATGACCGACCTTGTGCAGTCCATCATCATGACGCTTGCGCTGTTCATCATCGTGGCCTTCGGCATTCATGTGGCCGGCGGCTGGGATGCGGTGAAGGCTTCCGCCGGTCTGGAAGGCTACATCAGCCTTTCCCACTCCACCAACGTGGTGACCCACGCCATTTCCGAATACAACACCCTGACCATATTCTCCACGCTGGCCTGGGGGCTCGGCTACTTCGGTATGCCCCACATCCTGCTGCGCTTCATGGCCATACGCCATGAAGACGAAATCGCCATTTCCCGCCGCATCGGCTCCACCTGGGTGGTCATCGCCATGGGCTGCGCCATCTTCATCGGCGTCATCGGCTACGCCATGATTCAGGCCGGAGCCCTCGAAGCCTATCAGACCGGTTCCGCCGCGGAAACCATCATCATCAAGATAAGCAGCCTGCTCAGCACCTACGGCGTCATTCCCGCCTTCATGGCCGGTCTTGTGCTCGCGGGCATTCTGGCCAGCACCATGTCCACGGCTTCCGGTCAGCTTCTGGCCGCGGCCTCCAGCGTGTCGGAAAACCTCTTCAAGGGCGTGCTCCGCATTCAGATGACCGACAGGTTCACCATGATTTCCGCGCGCGGCACCGTGCTGCTCATCTCCATCATCGGTACCGTCATCGCCTGCGACCCGGAAAGCTCCATCTTCCAGATCGTCTCCTTCGCCTGGGCGGGCTTCGGCGCGTCCTTCGGCCCGGTCATGCTCTTCGCCCTGTTCTGGAAGCGCTGCAACCGCTGGGGTGCGCTTTCCGGCATGGCCGTGGGCGGCATCATGGTCTTTGTATGGAAGTACCTCGTCAAGCCCATGGGCGGCGTGTGGGGCATCTATGAACTTCTGCCCGCCTTCCTCGCGGCCTGCGCCGCCATCGTGGTGGTCAGTCTCATGACCGGCGAACCGGAGAAGGAAATTCAGGAAGAATTCGACGCCGTGAACGGCACGAAGTAA
- the folE2 gene encoding GTP cyclohydrolase FolE2: MTDVQSSPSSVALDIDRVGVKHVEMPLVVKDRDRGRQHTVASVDMGVDLPAAFKGTHMSRFLEALENWREASAEELDYASMKRLLSDVLTRLHARRAYAMFSFPYFRMRKAPVSGRSAPVRYLCRLTGELEEGREGPRFLLELEVPVTTVCPCSKAISRAGAHGQRAMVRMAVRMSRFEWLEGFIDIAEASGSAPIHTLLKRPDEKFVTEQAYDNALFVEDVVRNVAAKLESHTHVTWFSVEVESEESIHGHNAFASIERSLGAQK; the protein is encoded by the coding sequence CTGACGGACGTTCAGAGCAGCCCTTCCAGCGTCGCGCTGGATATCGACCGCGTGGGCGTCAAGCATGTGGAAATGCCCCTCGTGGTCAAGGACCGCGACAGGGGCCGCCAGCACACCGTGGCTTCCGTGGACATGGGGGTCGATCTGCCCGCCGCGTTCAAGGGCACGCACATGAGCCGCTTTCTGGAAGCTCTGGAAAACTGGCGTGAGGCAAGCGCCGAAGAGCTGGATTACGCTTCCATGAAGCGCCTGCTTTCCGACGTGCTCACGCGCCTTCATGCACGGCGCGCCTACGCCATGTTCAGCTTTCCGTATTTCCGTATGCGCAAGGCCCCCGTTTCGGGCCGCTCCGCGCCGGTGCGCTATCTCTGCCGTCTTACCGGAGAACTGGAGGAAGGCAGGGAGGGCCCGCGTTTTCTGCTGGAACTCGAAGTGCCCGTCACCACGGTATGCCCCTGTTCCAAGGCCATCAGCCGGGCCGGAGCCCACGGCCAGCGGGCCATGGTGCGCATGGCCGTCCGCATGAGCCGTTTCGAATGGCTGGAAGGCTTCATCGATATTGCCGAGGCTTCGGGTTCCGCCCCCATCCATACGCTGCTCAAGAGACCGGATGAAAAATTCGTCACCGAACAGGCCTACGACAACGCGCTGTTCGTGGAAGACGTGGTGCGCAACGTGGCCGCCAAGCTCGAAAGCCACACCCATGTGACGTGGTTCTCCGTGGAAGTGGAAAGCGAGGAATCCATACACGGCCACAATGCCTTTGCAAGCATAGAGCGCTCGCTCGGCGCGCAGAAATAA
- a CDS encoding homocysteine S-methyltransferase family protein: MKSNAAQAAAEPSRGEDFRNCWEKHPLFLMEGALSERLKHEFHLCTEGPADMAGLVREEKGRAALGFLWRQYLAIAEKYGLPFLAATPTRRCDRERASRAGFVDENGESSILRENMALLREIQHEADARGALMFAGGMMGCKGDAYTGEGCLSAPEALRLHRWQAGRFQEAGADFLYAALMPSLPESVGMAQAMAETGLPYIVSFTLRADGRLADGTPLDTAIAVIDAETSPRALCFMTNCVHPAPVRQALASPFNQTLRVRSRFLGLQANASPLSFRELEGSKVTRQSAPEKLAEGMVLLRKECGLRIFGGCCGTTDRHMEAMASKLCAHERQNKEPLPR; the protein is encoded by the coding sequence GGGCGAAGATTTTAGAAACTGCTGGGAAAAGCATCCTCTTTTTCTCATGGAAGGCGCTCTTTCCGAAAGACTGAAGCATGAATTCCACCTCTGCACCGAAGGCCCGGCGGACATGGCCGGTCTTGTGCGGGAAGAAAAAGGCCGCGCGGCCCTCGGCTTTCTGTGGCGGCAGTATCTCGCCATAGCCGAAAAGTACGGCCTGCCCTTTCTCGCCGCCACGCCCACGCGGCGCTGCGACAGGGAAAGGGCCTCACGGGCGGGCTTTGTCGATGAAAACGGCGAAAGCTCCATCCTTCGGGAAAACATGGCGCTGCTGCGCGAAATACAACATGAAGCCGATGCGCGCGGCGCTCTCATGTTCGCGGGAGGCATGATGGGCTGCAAGGGCGACGCCTACACGGGCGAAGGCTGCCTTTCCGCCCCCGAGGCCCTGCGCCTGCACCGCTGGCAGGCCGGACGTTTTCAGGAGGCAGGGGCGGATTTTCTGTATGCCGCCCTCATGCCCAGCCTGCCCGAGAGCGTCGGCATGGCGCAGGCCATGGCGGAAACGGGCCTGCCCTATATCGTGAGCTTCACCCTTCGCGCCGACGGACGCCTTGCGGACGGTACGCCCCTTGATACGGCCATTGCCGTCATCGACGCCGAAACCTCCCCCCGCGCCCTCTGCTTCATGACCAACTGCGTACACCCCGCCCCGGTACGGCAGGCGCTCGCTTCCCCCTTCAATCAAACCCTGCGCGTACGTTCCCGTTTCCTGGGCCTGCAGGCCAACGCCTCCCCCCTTTCCTTCCGGGAACTGGAAGGCTCGAAGGTCACGCGGCAGTCTGCACCGGAAAAACTGGCCGAAGGCATGGTTCTGCTGCGAAAGGAATGCGGACTGCGTATTTTCGGCGGCTGCTGCGGCACCACGGACCGCCACATGGAGGCCATGGCCTCGAAGCTGTGCGCGCATGAGCGGCAAAATAAAGAGCCGCTTCCCCGCTGA